In one window of Fictibacillus phosphorivorans DNA:
- a CDS encoding low molecular weight protein arginine phosphatase translates to MNVLFICTGNTCRSPMAEAILRKKGKGKFNVKSAGVFAGNGAVMSSNATQALSERSIKESHQSQGVSDYLIEWADLILTMTESHKHALVGRWPDAVNKTYTLKEYVLDDDEQKKIEEIYELYTEIEMLKLQYMSKDSADEEVRQAFEREVRPLVERRMKLESEIPSLDITDPFGGPLHLYQETRDEIEVLIEKLMKKDDSKK, encoded by the coding sequence ATGAATGTTTTATTTATTTGTACAGGCAATACGTGTCGCAGTCCGATGGCGGAGGCCATTTTACGTAAAAAAGGAAAAGGTAAGTTCAACGTTAAATCAGCTGGTGTATTTGCTGGAAACGGTGCCGTGATGAGCTCGAATGCGACACAAGCTCTTTCGGAAAGAAGTATTAAAGAAAGTCATCAGTCACAAGGTGTGTCCGATTATTTGATCGAGTGGGCAGATCTTATCTTAACGATGACCGAAAGCCATAAACATGCGCTCGTCGGGCGATGGCCAGATGCAGTGAATAAGACGTATACATTAAAAGAGTATGTTCTGGACGACGATGAGCAGAAAAAGATTGAAGAAATCTATGAGCTCTATACAGAGATCGAGATGCTGAAGCTTCAATATATGTCAAAGGATTCGGCAGATGAAGAAGTAAGGCAGGCGTTTGAGAGAGAAGTAAGGCCGCTCGTTGAGAGAAGGATGAAGTTAGAGAGTGAGATCCCCTCTCTAGACATTACAGATCCGTTCGGTGGACCGCTTCATCTTTATCAAGAAACTCGAGATGAAATTGAAGTCCTTATTGAAAAATTAATGAAAAAAGACGATAGCAAGAAGTAG
- a CDS encoding GNAT family N-acetyltransferase, producing the protein MTIILRQAMQHEAKDLLQLVGKAGLQSEGIKDSIENYLVVVNDQGETIGTVGLERIGNDGLLRSFVLKQKYSSETLLLKLIDKILVYSKDKGVETLYLLTKAVHMFEQLSFKTIPKDKVPPHIESADHIKNNATSGAELLAYALD; encoded by the coding sequence ATGACGATAATCTTAAGACAGGCTATGCAGCATGAAGCCAAAGATCTGTTACAACTCGTCGGAAAAGCTGGACTTCAGTCTGAAGGAATCAAAGACAGCATCGAAAATTATTTAGTAGTGGTGAACGACCAAGGTGAGACAATCGGTACGGTAGGTTTAGAGAGAATCGGAAACGATGGATTGCTGCGATCTTTCGTACTGAAGCAGAAATATTCTTCAGAGACGCTTCTTCTTAAACTCATTGATAAAATTTTGGTATACTCAAAAGATAAAGGAGTCGAAACCCTTTATTTACTTACGAAAGCTGTGCATATGTTCGAACAACTTTCTTTTAAAACGATTCCGAAAGATAAAGTGCCTCCACACATAGAGAGCGCAGATCATATAAAAAATAACGCAACATCAGGAGCAGAACTTTTAGCTTATGCACTGGATTAA
- the rpiB gene encoding ribose 5-phosphate isomerase B, whose translation MKVAIGSDHAGVELRKEIISMIEELGMQVEDVGCECDTSVDYPDYAIPVAEKVANGEADRGILICGTGIGMSIAANKVKGIRCALVHDLFSAKATRQHNDSNVLAMGERVIGPGLALEIAKVWLTTEYEGGRHGRRVDKISQYEGQ comes from the coding sequence ATGAAGGTAGCAATTGGATCAGATCACGCCGGAGTTGAATTACGAAAAGAAATCATTAGCATGATCGAAGAGCTGGGTATGCAAGTCGAAGATGTGGGCTGTGAATGCGATACGTCTGTAGATTATCCAGACTATGCGATTCCTGTAGCAGAAAAAGTAGCCAACGGTGAAGCTGATCGCGGAATCTTAATCTGCGGTACGGGCATTGGAATGAGCATTGCAGCGAACAAAGTTAAAGGAATCCGCTGTGCGCTTGTTCATGATCTATTCAGCGCAAAAGCTACAAGACAGCATAATGACAGCAATGTACTTGCAATGGGTGAACGTGTCATCGGGCCGGGTCTCGCACTCGAAATCGCAAAAGTATGGCTGACGACAGAATATGAAGGCGGACGTCACGGTCGCCGTGTAGATAAAATCTCTCAATATGAAGGCCAATAG
- a CDS encoding L-threonylcarbamoyladenylate synthase, with protein MKSFQTERWAVDKTENTLENHPHIIQASLWINKNEVIAIPTETVYGLAGNARSDDAIKRIFEAKGRPSDNPLIVHISDLSQLEGLVSSVSETAQKLMNAFWPGPLTIVLPKGENVSERVTAGLSTVAVRMPDHEIALAVIAASGVPLAAPSANLSGKPSPTSAQHVYEDLKGRIPGIVDGGSTGVGVESTVVECTGELVTILRPGGITLEELEKVAGAGRVVVDPGLENEKQAPKSPGMKYTHYAPDAPFVLVDGSVEFLQRLVDKEREAGKRIGILTTEERAHVYKADCVIPAGDRSNPESVAQHLYEALRAFNEAGVDQIFGEVFPKTGVGVAIMNRLEKSAGGNIIKE; from the coding sequence ATGAAATCATTCCAAACGGAACGCTGGGCTGTGGATAAAACAGAAAACACGTTGGAAAATCATCCACATATTATTCAAGCTTCCCTGTGGATAAATAAGAATGAAGTAATAGCCATTCCAACAGAAACGGTCTATGGCTTGGCGGGAAATGCAAGAAGCGATGATGCGATCAAACGCATTTTCGAAGCAAAGGGAAGACCGAGTGATAACCCTCTGATCGTTCATATCTCAGATCTCTCGCAATTAGAAGGTCTTGTTTCTTCTGTTTCAGAGACCGCACAAAAATTAATGAATGCGTTTTGGCCAGGTCCATTGACGATTGTGTTGCCCAAAGGTGAAAACGTCAGTGAAAGAGTGACTGCTGGGTTATCCACAGTTGCGGTAAGGATGCCAGACCATGAGATCGCTCTTGCTGTTATCGCTGCATCAGGTGTGCCACTTGCTGCACCAAGTGCTAACCTTTCTGGAAAACCAAGCCCCACTTCAGCTCAGCACGTTTATGAAGATCTGAAAGGCAGGATTCCTGGCATTGTGGATGGTGGTTCAACAGGTGTTGGCGTAGAATCAACCGTTGTGGAATGTACAGGTGAACTTGTCACGATTTTACGACCTGGCGGCATCACATTAGAAGAGCTAGAAAAGGTAGCGGGAGCAGGGCGAGTTGTAGTTGATCCCGGATTGGAGAACGAAAAGCAAGCGCCGAAATCGCCAGGGATGAAATATACACACTATGCACCTGACGCGCCCTTCGTTCTTGTGGATGGAAGTGTGGAATTTTTACAGAGACTTGTGGATAAAGAACGCGAAGCTGGAAAACGAATCGGTATTTTAACGACAGAGGAAAGAGCACATGTTTATAAAGCGGATTGTGTGATTCCAGCGGGAGATCGTTCTAACCCTGAATCCGTGGCTCAACATCTATACGAAGCTTTGCGAGCGTTTAACGAAGCGGGTGTTGATCAAATATTCGGAGAGGTTTTCCCTAAAACAGGTGTGGGTGTTGCGATTATGAACAGACTTGAAAAATCGGCCGGCGGGAATATCATAAAAGAATAG
- the spoIIR gene encoding stage II sporulation protein R, translated as MKKRNHFFILVLISLAVMFLFFETQTKVANATMNASVKIPDESIRLRILANSNTDADQKLKREIRDEVNAQITTWVGELSSISEAREIIRKQLPAIEKIVQHKLDEAGLEKTFSVELNKVAFPTKMYGDYIYPAGQYEAVLITLGEGEGKNWWCVLFPPLCFLDFENGDAVKENKDGKGDVVDTASNVGADQADQADEPEEIETKFFVVELFDSLFSFVGSLFS; from the coding sequence ATCTCTTTAGCGGTGATGTTCTTATTTTTTGAAACACAAACTAAGGTGGCGAACGCAACTATGAACGCCTCTGTTAAAATACCGGATGAGTCGATCAGGCTCCGCATTCTAGCAAACAGCAATACGGATGCTGATCAAAAGTTGAAGCGTGAGATCCGTGATGAAGTGAATGCCCAGATCACAACTTGGGTGGGTGAGTTATCATCCATTTCTGAAGCACGTGAGATTATTCGTAAACAGCTGCCAGCGATTGAGAAGATCGTTCAACATAAGTTGGATGAAGCTGGGCTTGAGAAGACGTTTTCTGTAGAGTTAAACAAAGTGGCTTTCCCTACTAAAATGTACGGCGACTACATCTATCCTGCTGGTCAATATGAAGCGGTTCTGATCACACTTGGTGAAGGGGAAGGGAAGAACTGGTGGTGTGTACTTTTTCCTCCATTATGCTTTCTAGACTTTGAAAATGGCGATGCTGTAAAAGAAAACAAAGATGGCAAAGGCGATGTGGTGGATACGGCTTCTAATGTAGGGGCAGATCAAGCAGATCAAGCAGATGAACCTGAGGAAATTGAGACGAAATTCTTTGTGGTAGAACTGTTTGATAGCCTGTTTAGCTTTGTAGGATCCTTATTCTCGTAA
- a CDS encoding GNAT family N-acetyltransferase, giving the protein MTSFRIRPVVIEDLEQLKGLMYRYIVDFYKGKSPEGSALEDHIKHLLSSVEAGTQFVAESEDGRLAGFATLYFSFSTTRLQKIAILNDLFVDAEFRGAGLGEKLFLHVLEYTKKEGYAYMTWQTASDNTSAQALYKKMGGKNINSEWIHYEIEHN; this is encoded by the coding sequence GTGACTAGTTTTAGAATTCGCCCTGTCGTAATAGAAGATTTAGAACAGTTGAAGGGTTTGATGTATCGTTACATTGTTGATTTTTACAAAGGAAAATCTCCTGAGGGATCAGCGCTGGAGGATCATATCAAGCATCTGCTCTCTTCGGTGGAAGCAGGAACCCAGTTTGTTGCTGAGTCAGAGGATGGAAGATTAGCCGGATTCGCAACCCTTTACTTCTCATTCAGTACGACTCGATTACAGAAGATCGCCATTTTGAACGATCTTTTTGTAGATGCTGAATTCCGTGGCGCGGGTTTGGGGGAGAAACTGTTTCTGCATGTTCTTGAATATACAAAAAAGGAAGGATATGCGTATATGACGTGGCAAACGGCGAGTGATAACACTTCAGCACAAGCCCTTTATAAGAAGATGGGCGGAAAAAACATCAATTCAGAGTGGATTCATTACGAGATTGAACATAACTAG
- a CDS encoding gluconokinase translates to MRNYAIGIDIGTTSTKVVLFDENGAAVAHHSKNYPLLSEEPGAAEQKPDEIYEAVNESLRETVQKSGDLAERIGFISFSTAMHSLIAVDSEGKPLTNSITWADIRSEPYVAAYKSDYGETAVELYKRTGVPLHPMTPLFKLQWLKNERADIFQRAAKFVGIKDYIIYRWFGEWQTDHASAAATGLWNMHTKKWDEEALKLADVTPENLPDLQPTTYYWEELSDVLAKKSGLDSSVKVVIGATDGPLSNLGVGAISPGDVAVTIGTSGAIRTTSATPILDSEGRTFCYPLTENHWVSGGPVNNGGIAFQWIHDTLQKEDNSAAYEKLSKDAEQIQPGSEGLIFLPYLTGERAPLWDAQAKASFIGLTLRHNHNHMVRAVLEGSILNLLSVYSLIKNQIGKREVKIFATGGFTNSILWKQILADVFQTKVSIPEHTESSCLGAVLLGRYAIGETNTLEEAPVETKQYEEIMPNPDHQTIYEELFHLYQSLSDTMQTQYTALHDFQNKHKKESGK, encoded by the coding sequence TTGAGAAATTATGCGATCGGAATAGATATCGGGACAACGAGTACGAAGGTTGTTCTTTTTGATGAAAATGGAGCGGCTGTTGCTCATCATTCGAAAAATTATCCGTTGCTGTCGGAAGAGCCAGGGGCTGCCGAACAGAAGCCGGATGAAATTTATGAAGCAGTGAATGAATCGTTAAGAGAAACGGTGCAAAAAAGTGGAGATCTAGCAGAAAGGATCGGTTTTATTTCTTTTAGCACAGCTATGCATTCATTGATTGCAGTAGATTCAGAAGGTAAGCCGCTAACAAATAGCATCACATGGGCGGATATCCGAAGTGAGCCGTATGTAGCAGCTTATAAATCAGATTACGGTGAAACTGCGGTTGAACTTTATAAACGGACCGGTGTCCCTCTCCATCCGATGACACCACTTTTTAAATTGCAATGGTTAAAAAATGAACGTGCTGATATTTTTCAAAGAGCAGCAAAATTTGTTGGGATTAAAGATTACATAATTTATCGCTGGTTCGGTGAGTGGCAGACGGATCATGCATCGGCTGCTGCAACAGGTCTTTGGAACATGCACACTAAAAAGTGGGATGAAGAAGCGCTAAAACTCGCAGATGTCACACCGGAAAATCTCCCAGACCTTCAGCCAACCACCTATTATTGGGAAGAGCTGTCTGACGTTCTAGCGAAGAAATCAGGTCTGGATTCCTCTGTAAAAGTCGTAATCGGTGCGACGGATGGCCCGTTGTCCAACCTAGGTGTTGGTGCGATATCACCTGGAGATGTGGCAGTAACGATAGGAACGAGCGGTGCGATACGAACCACATCAGCTACACCGATCCTTGATTCAGAGGGTCGCACGTTCTGTTACCCGCTTACGGAGAATCATTGGGTTTCAGGGGGCCCGGTTAACAATGGAGGAATCGCGTTTCAATGGATTCATGATACTTTGCAAAAAGAGGATAATAGTGCGGCATATGAAAAGCTGTCTAAAGATGCCGAACAGATTCAGCCGGGTTCAGAAGGTTTAATATTCCTTCCTTATCTAACCGGAGAACGAGCTCCATTATGGGATGCGCAAGCAAAAGCATCATTTATCGGTCTGACGCTTCGTCATAATCACAATCATATGGTGCGTGCGGTGCTCGAAGGATCGATTCTAAATTTATTGAGTGTTTATTCACTGATCAAGAATCAGATAGGAAAGAGAGAAGTGAAGATCTTTGCAACAGGAGGCTTTACGAACTCGATACTTTGGAAACAGATCTTGGCAGATGTTTTTCAGACAAAAGTGAGCATACCTGAACATACGGAGAGCTCGTGCTTAGGAGCTGTATTGCTCGGCCGATACGCGATCGGTGAAACAAATACGCTAGAAGAAGCGCCTGTTGAGACGAAGCAGTACGAAGAAATTATGCCAAATCCTGATCACCAGACAATCTACGAAGAGCTCTTTCATCTATATCAATCTCTATCTGACACGATGCAAACGCAATATACAGCTCTTCATGATTTTCAAAATAAGCATAAAAAAGAGAGCGGGAAATGA
- a CDS encoding manganese efflux pump MntP family protein, with amino-acid sequence MGEWMTLLFMSVALGMDAFSIGLGMGMLSLRIRQIMKIGMTIGIFHMLMPLAGMTLGKQISVHFGGIAAIIGGILLVILGVTMIRSSFSSDDEPFVQPIGIGLFVFALSASLDSFSVGLSLGIYGAKTWLTITMFGLMSMVLTWAGLIMGKKVQKWLGSYGEAFGGCILLAFGVKILFPF; translated from the coding sequence ATGGGAGAATGGATGACACTATTATTTATGTCAGTCGCGCTAGGTATGGACGCTTTTTCGATCGGCCTAGGTATGGGGATGTTATCGCTTCGCATAAGACAAATTATGAAAATAGGAATGACGATAGGAATCTTTCATATGCTCATGCCACTTGCAGGAATGACGCTCGGCAAACAGATCTCTGTTCATTTCGGCGGTATAGCAGCCATCATCGGTGGAATTCTGCTTGTCATACTGGGTGTAACGATGATTCGGTCTTCGTTCTCAAGTGATGATGAACCGTTCGTACAGCCGATCGGAATTGGGCTATTCGTCTTTGCGCTAAGCGCTTCGTTAGATAGTTTTTCAGTGGGGTTATCACTAGGTATCTATGGAGCAAAAACGTGGCTTACGATTACGATGTTTGGTCTTATGAGCATGGTCTTAACGTGGGCGGGCTTGATCATGGGGAAAAAGGTACAGAAGTGGCTCGGTTCCTATGGTGAAGCGTTCGGCGGCTGCATTCTGCTTGCTTTTGGGGTGAAGATTCTATTTCCGTTCTAA
- a CDS encoding TIGR01440 family protein codes for MSDELQQIQDQVLNVLQDLQKHAQLRPSQLLVVGASTSEVIGERIGTSGTMDTAGALYRGIVAFQEETGVALAVQCCEHLNRALVIEREEAERRGYEEVRVVPARSAGGALATHAFHHMNEPVIVEYIKADAGIDIGDTFIGMHLKHVAVPVRSEVKKVGAAHVTLAKTRPKLIGGERAVYPSKEDIRCF; via the coding sequence ATGAGCGATGAGCTCCAACAAATTCAAGACCAAGTCCTGAATGTTTTGCAAGATCTGCAAAAGCATGCACAATTAAGACCGTCACAATTATTAGTAGTAGGCGCAAGCACGAGCGAAGTAATTGGTGAACGAATTGGCACTTCAGGCACGATGGATACTGCGGGCGCACTTTACCGAGGTATCGTAGCGTTTCAAGAGGAAACAGGTGTGGCACTTGCCGTGCAATGCTGTGAACACTTGAACCGTGCGCTTGTTATCGAGCGCGAAGAAGCTGAACGACGAGGCTATGAAGAAGTGCGGGTCGTTCCGGCACGATCAGCTGGAGGTGCGTTGGCCACTCACGCCTTCCACCATATGAATGAACCCGTGATCGTTGAATATATAAAAGCCGACGCAGGCATCGACATCGGTGACACCTTTATTGGCATGCACTTGAAGCATGTGGCCGTACCTGTTCGCAGTGAAGTGAAAAAGGTCGGCGCCGCACACGTGACATTAGCGAAGACTCGTCCTAAGCTGATTGGCGGCGAACGCGCGGTGTATCCGAGTAAAGAAGACATACGTTGTTTTTAA
- a CDS encoding PAS domain S-box protein yields the protein MVHNASAITANGQDMWRSSPFPTGLSRQKSMTFRCMKHNENLIMTESEGELFDLFGLKRENVLQKRIEDIFPKEIADFKKEMYERALNGESLTYESELNGIPFLAAIGPIYDKDGTVSEVYGFCVDLTERVSVETQLAESEQRFRSLMDHNIDALFSLDLDGKFTTVNKACSTLSGYSEKELLNMTFNPFMLPDRRAAAIDQFKDALEGNSKMYETRIKQKNGETRQIMFTLTPIIVLNKVLGVFGIAKDVTAKREAEKELRETKDLLESVIYHSSDAISVVHLTDFSVKVNPAFEFIYGWSEDDLANMTSHILPVVPEDKVAESDRLMTIVKHGGYVKGVETIRLTKSGKRLNVSLSLSPIYGENGEVVALSAISRDITDKKLKEKALKESEEKYRIIAENTTDLVGVVDLEGNVKYVSPSNRLLLGFDPSLYDGKKIQGFFHSDDRAKVRMAMNEMVQTQKPVKFEVRCKHAHGHWVTLEANATPIANDSDQPDSFVVVARDLTERKKTEEMLRKSDKLSVLGQLAAGVAHEIRNPLTSIRGFLQLLQSRASENEDYYEIMLSEIDRINSIVGEFMLLAKPQAMNFVQTDLRQLLRHVISILDTQAILTNVQIYFESEHDLPEIWCVDNQIKQVFVNMLKNAIEAMPTGGSVHIHLKKEGGYVIASFIDHGCGISEERLPTLGEPFYTTKEKGTGLGLMICYKIVENHHGKILINSKIDEGTTFSILLPIDKNKPVS from the coding sequence ATGGTCCATAACGCATCGGCCATAACGGCAAACGGACAAGACATGTGGCGATCATCGCCATTCCCTACTGGCCTATCACGCCAAAAAAGCATGACTTTCCGATGTATGAAGCATAATGAAAACCTCATTATGACCGAGAGCGAAGGTGAACTGTTTGACTTGTTTGGCCTTAAACGGGAAAACGTCTTGCAAAAGAGAATTGAAGACATCTTCCCTAAAGAAATAGCAGACTTTAAAAAAGAAATGTACGAAAGAGCGCTGAACGGGGAAAGTCTTACGTACGAATCGGAACTGAACGGTATTCCCTTCTTAGCTGCGATCGGTCCTATCTATGATAAAGATGGTACCGTTTCTGAAGTGTATGGTTTTTGTGTCGATCTCACAGAGAGAGTGTCTGTTGAAACGCAGCTTGCTGAGAGTGAACAGCGTTTCCGTTCACTGATGGACCATAACATCGATGCTCTTTTTTCACTAGATCTAGACGGCAAGTTTACAACTGTCAACAAAGCGTGTTCGACGTTGAGCGGTTATAGCGAGAAAGAGCTTTTGAACATGACGTTCAATCCGTTCATGCTGCCAGACAGAAGAGCTGCCGCGATCGATCAGTTCAAGGACGCTTTAGAAGGCAATTCTAAAATGTACGAAACCCGGATCAAGCAAAAGAACGGCGAAACACGTCAGATCATGTTCACCCTTACTCCGATCATCGTTCTCAATAAAGTGCTCGGTGTTTTCGGAATCGCAAAAGACGTAACCGCAAAAAGAGAAGCCGAAAAAGAACTCCGGGAAACAAAGGATCTGCTGGAATCGGTTATCTATCATTCTAGTGATGCGATCTCAGTCGTCCACCTAACAGACTTCTCTGTAAAAGTGAATCCGGCGTTTGAATTCATATACGGATGGTCCGAAGACGATCTTGCTAATATGACTTCACACATTCTACCCGTTGTTCCAGAGGATAAGGTAGCTGAATCCGATCGGCTCATGACGATCGTCAAGCATGGCGGATATGTAAAAGGTGTCGAGACGATCCGGTTAACGAAGTCTGGCAAACGGTTAAATGTAAGCCTTTCCTTAAGTCCGATCTATGGCGAGAACGGTGAAGTCGTGGCACTATCCGCGATTTCAAGAGATATCACAGATAAAAAACTAAAAGAAAAAGCATTAAAAGAAAGCGAAGAAAAGTACCGTATCATCGCAGAGAACACGACTGATTTAGTAGGTGTCGTTGACCTTGAAGGAAACGTCAAATACGTCTCCCCTTCAAACCGTCTTCTTCTCGGCTTTGACCCGTCTCTTTATGATGGAAAAAAGATTCAAGGATTCTTCCATTCAGATGACCGAGCAAAGGTAAGAATGGCGATGAACGAGATGGTTCAAACTCAAAAGCCTGTGAAGTTTGAAGTTCGATGCAAACATGCACATGGCCATTGGGTGACCCTTGAAGCAAACGCGACCCCTATCGCAAACGATTCAGATCAACCTGATTCTTTCGTTGTTGTAGCTCGTGATCTGACTGAACGAAAAAAGACCGAAGAGATGCTAAGAAAATCTGACAAGCTCTCTGTTCTCGGTCAGCTTGCCGCTGGTGTAGCGCACGAGATCCGTAATCCGCTCACCTCGATCCGCGGATTTTTGCAGCTTTTGCAGTCAAGAGCATCAGAGAATGAGGATTATTACGAGATCATGCTCTCAGAGATCGATCGAATCAACAGCATCGTAGGAGAGTTCATGTTGCTCGCGAAGCCCCAAGCCATGAACTTTGTGCAAACTGACCTGCGCCAACTGTTGCGACACGTGATTTCTATTCTTGATACACAGGCGATCCTAACGAATGTTCAGATCTATTTTGAGAGCGAACACGATCTGCCAGAAATATGGTGTGTCGATAATCAGATCAAGCAAGTGTTCGTGAATATGCTCAAAAACGCGATCGAAGCGATGCCAACAGGCGGTTCTGTACATATTCATCTAAAGAAAGAAGGCGGATATGTGATTGCTTCTTTCATCGATCATGGCTGCGGAATATCAGAAGAACGCTTGCCAACATTGGGTGAACCTTTTTATACCACAAAAGAAAAAGGTACCGGCCTCGGCCTCATGATCTGTTACAAAATCGTAGAGAACCACCATGGTAAAATCTTGATCAACAGCAAGATTGATGAAGGAACGACCTTCTCCATCCTGCTTCCGATCGATAAAAACAAGCCTGTGTCTTGA